A section of the Hippea sp. KM1 genome encodes:
- a CDS encoding GGDEF domain-containing protein, whose product MKKKNIFSGSIVKENAFYMILMGILVGILFIPTSIHLLKLPEDKIFSAPFLVATIISGILVGIISFFIVKLTILKKLEEFKSNIEIITNNIFNYQVGKVQSISECTDCYVKITSEDIIGELAIKYNALIRIIRGQFWQHELIEKFSSILNKITDRSELNNKTSRFLSDELELLGCEIYRLNPDGSLSLECSRNIHTNLTANRQNSLLDIIDKGKPVSTKKDDVELVEFGTGSIKPAEVSYFPIKYSKHAWLFVLYSSYYLTKERRVLIERILNEYKFAYESAEMYEKTQQMAAYDELTGLYNRRFGMIRLKEEYKRALRTEQCLCMIMFDIDHFKKINDTYGHQAGDYILSSFSKILKSNFRTEDIVMRYGGEEFLCVMSNSESENAARKADYIRQVVEKTQFKWRDIPIKITVSAGVSRLNIKNGQTKSIEDLIKEADEALYTAKRNGRNRVITADPNCKI is encoded by the coding sequence ATGAAAAAGAAAAATATCTTCTCAGGTAGCATAGTCAAGGAAAATGCCTTTTATATGATATTAATGGGCATATTGGTGGGGATTCTGTTTATACCCACCTCCATACACCTGCTCAAGCTGCCTGAGGATAAGATCTTTTCTGCACCGTTTCTTGTTGCCACAATCATATCCGGCATATTAGTGGGCATCATCTCATTCTTCATCGTAAAGCTGACAATACTGAAGAAACTGGAGGAGTTCAAAAGCAACATAGAGATCATAACAAACAACATCTTCAACTATCAGGTCGGCAAGGTTCAATCCATTTCAGAATGCACAGACTGCTATGTGAAGATCACATCCGAAGATATCATAGGCGAGCTGGCGATTAAATACAACGCCCTGATCAGGATCATCAGGGGACAGTTCTGGCAACATGAGCTGATAGAGAAGTTTTCCTCAATCCTAAACAAGATAACAGACAGATCCGAGCTAAACAACAAGACATCCAGATTCCTATCGGATGAGCTTGAGCTTTTAGGCTGTGAGATATACAGGCTAAACCCGGATGGTTCGCTTTCACTTGAATGCTCAAGAAATATACACACAAACCTGACGGCCAACCGACAAAACTCCCTTCTGGATATAATCGACAAGGGCAAGCCGGTAAGCACCAAAAAGGACGATGTAGAATTGGTGGAATTCGGCACAGGCAGCATAAAACCTGCCGAGGTAAGCTATTTCCCCATCAAATACTCAAAGCATGCGTGGCTGTTTGTCCTATACAGCAGCTATTATCTAACAAAGGAAAGAAGGGTGTTGATAGAGCGCATACTAAACGAATACAAGTTCGCCTATGAAAGTGCCGAGATGTATGAAAAAACCCAGCAGATGGCAGCATACGATGAACTAACAGGCCTATACAACAGGCGCTTCGGCATGATAAGGCTAAAAGAGGAATACAAAAGAGCCCTAAGAACGGAACAATGCCTGTGCATGATAATGTTTGATATAGACCACTTCAAAAAGATCAACGATACATACGGCCATCAAGCGGGGGATTACATTCTTTCAAGCTTCAGTAAGATATTAAAATCCAACTTCAGAACAGAAGATATAGTAATGAGATACGGCGGTGAGGAGTTTTTATGCGTCATGAGCAATTCAGAGAGCGAAAACGCCGCCAGAAAGGCCGATTATATAAGACAGGTGGTGGAGAAGACCCAGTTTAAATGGAGAGACATACCCATAAAGATAACCGTTTCTGCAGGCGTAAGCAGATTAAACATAAAAAACGGCCAGACCAAAAGCATAGAAGACCTTATAAAAGAGGCCGATGAGGCGCTCTATACGGCAAAGAGAAACGGAAGAAACAGGGTAATCACGGCCGATCCAAACTGTAAGATATGA
- a CDS encoding amino acid ABC transporter ATP-binding protein: protein MSDTNEPIIIAEHLHKTFPNGVKALRDVSLSVNRGEVVVIIGASGSGKTTFLRTINQLETVDEGRIIVEGVEITDPKTNLTKIRADVGMVFQHFNVFPHLTVLENVMIGQILVRKRNKEEARQIALEFLSKVGIADKKDDYPTNLSGGQQQRVAIARALAMHPKIMLFDEATSALDPEMVGGILDIMKQLAKAGMTMVVVTHEMGFAREAADRIVYMDSGKIIEIGTPDEIFNNPKSDRLKQFLSQIL, encoded by the coding sequence ATGAGTGATACCAACGAACCTATAATAATAGCCGAGCATCTGCATAAGACATTCCCAAACGGCGTTAAGGCCTTAAGGGATGTATCTCTAAGCGTTAACAGAGGAGAAGTGGTTGTCATAATAGGTGCATCTGGCAGCGGGAAAACGACATTCTTAAGAACGATAAACCAGCTTGAAACGGTGGATGAGGGCAGGATCATCGTTGAGGGTGTGGAGATAACGGATCCCAAAACAAACCTCACCAAGATTAGAGCCGATGTCGGCATGGTGTTTCAGCATTTCAATGTTTTTCCCCATCTAACGGTGCTTGAGAATGTTATGATAGGCCAGATTCTGGTTAGAAAAAGAAATAAAGAAGAGGCAAGGCAGATTGCGCTTGAGTTTCTATCGAAGGTGGGTATAGCCGATAAGAAGGATGACTATCCAACCAACCTGAGCGGTGGCCAGCAGCAGAGGGTGGCAATAGCAAGGGCATTGGCCATGCATCCCAAGATCATGCTGTTTGATGAGGCAACAAGCGCCCTGGATCCTGAGATGGTTGGAGGGATTTTAGACATAATGAAGCAGCTTGCAAAGGCGGGCATGACGATGGTTGTTGTGACCCATGAGATGGGCTTTGCCAGGGAAGCGGCCGACAGGATAGTTTACATGGACTCAGGCAAGATCATAGAGATCGGAACGCCTGATGAGATATTCAACAATCCAAAGAGCGACAGATTAAAGCAGTTCTTAAGTCAGATCCTATGA
- a CDS encoding molybdopterin-binding protein yields the protein MKRIKIPIEEAVGQPIPHDFTKIAPDEGFKGVLFKRGHIIRQEDIPLLKSIGKNYIYKLVLDEDEVHEDDFAKEMAKRIAGDNIVYDDEPSEGKIVFRAAIDGLLKIDKKRIIKLNLMSETSFPTIHGDFPVKENQSVAAFRIIPLIVKRRVLDRALRIVDRPLIEVVEYKIRRASLIITGTEVYEGRVRDLFRPKMERRLKEFGVSVIDSRIVMDDINQIKSTFLDFAKNGSEMILVSGGSSVDPDDLTKKALKRAGVKFIREGNPIQPANNLTIGYFDDITVCVVPAGALFYKASAFDIFLPRLLARDKITKRDIAEYAIGGLCHFCKVCVYPVCPFGKK from the coding sequence ATGAAGAGGATAAAGATCCCCATCGAAGAGGCCGTAGGCCAACCCATACCGCACGATTTTACCAAGATAGCCCCTGATGAGGGCTTTAAGGGGGTCTTGTTCAAAAGGGGGCATATCATAAGGCAAGAGGACATACCCCTTCTAAAGAGCATAGGCAAGAACTATATATACAAGCTTGTGCTCGATGAGGATGAGGTTCATGAGGATGATTTTGCCAAAGAGATGGCCAAGAGGATAGCCGGTGATAACATTGTGTATGATGATGAGCCCTCTGAGGGCAAGATCGTCTTCAGGGCGGCTATAGATGGACTGCTCAAGATAGATAAAAAGCGTATAATAAAGCTCAATTTGATGTCGGAGACATCTTTTCCCACCATCCATGGGGATTTTCCTGTTAAAGAGAATCAGAGCGTTGCGGCCTTCAGGATTATACCCCTTATTGTTAAAAGAAGGGTGCTTGATAGGGCCTTAAGGATAGTGGATAGGCCTCTTATTGAGGTTGTCGAATACAAGATAAGAAGGGCATCCTTAATAATAACAGGCACAGAGGTGTATGAGGGCAGGGTTAGAGATCTGTTTAGGCCAAAGATGGAGCGGAGGCTTAAGGAGTTTGGCGTAAGTGTTATAGATAGCAGGATAGTCATGGACGATATAAATCAGATAAAATCCACCTTTCTGGATTTTGCAAAAAACGGTTCTGAGATGATCCTTGTAAGCGGCGGCTCCAGTGTGGATCCGGATGATTTAACAAAGAAAGCCTTAAAGAGGGCAGGCGTTAAATTTATCAGAGAGGGCAACCCCATTCAGCCTGCCAACAACCTAACGATTGGGTATTTTGATGATATAACCGTTTGTGTGGTGCCTGCCGGGGCTTTGTTCTATAAGGCCAGTGCATTCGATATATTCTTGCCCAGACTATTGGCAAGGGATAAGATTACAAAAAGGGATATTGCAGAGTATGCCATAGGCGGTTTGTGCCATTTTTGCAAGGTATGCGTCTATCCTGTCTGTCCGTTTGGTAAGAAGTGA
- a CDS encoding response regulator — protein MVDKKKIMVVDDEDAIRLLYEEEFEDEGYEVISCASGDEALERFDEEKPDLVILDIAMPGMSGLDVLAKIKEKSPNTPVIMSTAYSHYKNDFYTYVADAYIVKSPDLTELKEKVAQLLG, from the coding sequence ATGGTCGATAAGAAGAAGATTATGGTTGTGGACGATGAGGATGCCATAAGGTTGCTGTATGAGGAGGAATTTGAGGATGAGGGTTATGAGGTGATATCGTGCGCAAGCGGCGATGAGGCCCTCGAGCGCTTTGATGAGGAAAAACCGGATCTTGTTATATTGGACATAGCGATGCCCGGTATGAGTGGGTTGGATGTTCTGGCAAAGATCAAGGAAAAATCACCCAATACTCCTGTTATCATGTCCACCGCATACTCCCATTATAAGAATGATTTTTACACCTATGTGGCCGATGCTTATATTGTTAAATCGCCCGATTTGACAGAACTCAAGGAGAAGGTGGCACAACTTTTGGGGTGA
- a CDS encoding transporter substrate-binding domain-containing protein — translation MRRFFGLVAFLVSVFMLMSFTSKASDINLWHNSTLYKIQKKGVLRVGLNAGYMPFEMRSKTGKIIGFDVDLAKLMAKAMGVKLKIVNTDWDGIIPALMTNKFDIIMSGMTITQKRNLKVNFADPYIVVGQTILLNKKWAGKVKSYKDLNSPKFTITVMLGTTGDFAAKKFMPKAKIQEFQTEEEAVMQVIQGRADAFVYDKPYNSIFYSTKGKGKLIFLDKPFTYEPLGWAINKGDPDFLNWLNNFLRQIKHDGTYDKIYKKWFVDVKAWKDKVQ, via the coding sequence ATGAGAAGGTTTTTTGGTTTGGTTGCTTTCTTGGTCTCGGTTTTCATGTTGATGTCTTTTACCTCTAAGGCATCCGATATCAACCTGTGGCACAATTCAACGCTTTACAAGATTCAAAAGAAGGGTGTTCTGAGGGTCGGTTTGAACGCTGGCTATATGCCGTTTGAGATGAGGAGCAAAACAGGTAAGATCATAGGTTTTGATGTTGATTTGGCAAAGCTTATGGCAAAGGCCATGGGTGTTAAGCTTAAGATAGTCAACACCGATTGGGATGGTATAATACCGGCTCTTATGACAAACAAATTTGATATCATCATGAGCGGTATGACCATAACGCAGAAGAGGAATCTTAAGGTTAACTTTGCCGATCCATACATCGTTGTTGGCCAGACGATACTTTTGAATAAGAAGTGGGCCGGTAAAGTGAAAAGCTATAAAGACCTCAATAGCCCCAAGTTCACCATTACCGTTATGTTGGGAACAACGGGCGATTTTGCCGCTAAGAAGTTCATGCCTAAGGCCAAGATTCAGGAGTTCCAGACAGAGGAAGAGGCCGTTATGCAGGTTATACAGGGAAGGGCCGATGCGTTTGTTTACGATAAGCCTTACAACAGCATCTTTTACTCCACAAAGGGCAAGGGTAAGTTGATCTTTTTGGATAAGCCGTTTACATATGAGCCTCTGGGATGGGCAATAAACAAGGGCGATCCAGACTTTTTGAACTGGCTAAACAACTTCTTAAGGCAGATCAAACACGACGGCACTTATGATAAGATTTACAAGAAGTGGTTTGTTGATGTAAAAGCCTGGAAGGATAAGGTTCAATAG
- a CDS encoding ferredoxin — translation MAKVWVDEASCIGCEACVDELPDVFQMKDGKAVVVNAEGASLDEIKEVAEACPTESIKVEE, via the coding sequence ATGGCTAAGGTTTGGGTTGATGAGGCAAGCTGCATTGGTTGTGAGGCTTGTGTTGATGAGTTGCCAGATGTTTTCCAGATGAAAGATGGTAAGGCTGTAGTTGTAAATGCTGAGGGTGCTTCTTTGGACGAGATCAAAGAGGTTGCTGAGGCTTGCCCAACAGAGTCCATTAAGGTTGAAGAGTAA
- the argB gene encoding acetylglutamate kinase, which produces MFDKGDCLVEVLPYIKRFYSKTVVIKYGGSAMIDPSLKDSFSKDVALLKYVGINPIIVHGGGPEIGEVLKKLNMESKFYEGLRITDEGTMEVVVMVLAGKVNKEIVLQINKNGGKAVGISGVDAQIIKAKKKLLKDVDLGLVGDVDHVNPTILTHLSQSGYIPVVSPIGVDDDGKRYNINADSVASAIAISLRAEKLIYLTDTDGVLDKDGKLISSIEINQITHLINDGTITGGMIPKLLSAKEAIEKGVGKVHIINGTRLHSLLEEIFTQEGVGSQIYAQNRES; this is translated from the coding sequence ATGTTTGATAAGGGCGATTGTCTGGTTGAGGTTTTACCTTACATAAAGAGGTTCTACTCAAAGACGGTGGTTATAAAATACGGCGGCAGTGCCATGATTGACCCGTCGTTGAAGGATAGCTTCTCTAAGGATGTGGCCCTGCTTAAGTATGTCGGTATTAACCCCATTATAGTCCACGGCGGTGGCCCTGAAATCGGTGAGGTGTTAAAGAAGCTCAATATGGAGAGTAAGTTTTATGAGGGCTTGAGGATCACCGATGAGGGCACCATGGAAGTTGTGGTTATGGTCTTGGCCGGTAAGGTAAACAAGGAGATAGTGCTGCAGATCAACAAAAACGGCGGCAAGGCAGTGGGCATTAGCGGTGTCGATGCCCAGATTATAAAGGCCAAAAAGAAGCTTCTAAAGGATGTGGATTTGGGGCTTGTTGGCGATGTTGACCATGTTAACCCCACCATATTGACCCATCTATCCCAAAGCGGCTATATACCGGTTGTATCCCCAATTGGTGTGGATGATGATGGCAAAAGGTACAACATAAATGCCGATAGTGTGGCCAGCGCAATAGCAATAAGCCTAAGGGCTGAAAAGCTCATATACCTGACAGACACAGACGGTGTGCTGGATAAGGATGGCAAGCTCATATCGTCCATAGAGATCAATCAGATAACACACCTGATAAACGATGGAACCATAACAGGCGGCATGATACCCAAGCTTTTGTCAGCCAAAGAGGCTATAGAGAAGGGTGTTGGTAAGGTTCATATCATAAACGGCACAAGGTTGCACTCCTTATTGGAGGAGATATTCACTCAAGAGGGTGTGGGAAGCCAGATATATGCACAAAACAGAGAGTCTTGA
- a CDS encoding MFS transporter, which translates to MDKKKKNYLLGVAHGVFYFASNGFVDYTTVLPTFLKYLINSNSIIGFVAAISRGGSVFFQLLSAFWLQGRRKKPYLVLSLWVRFLSWVMIAASSFVLLPSHPFAQLIVFVVFISLFSFAGGIATIPFYDIISHNIPSELLGRFWAMRQFLGGVLAVGSGYLVKLILNGYGYPQGYRILFVLAALGFGLTSLSLGLMDEGFEKQKTNKSFGDFIRTAVDILKNDTRLTKLVVVEFLSHSIFMCLPFVAIYTTTKLGMPTSKVGYFVSIQMIGSIASNLFWGYFADRKGPRFIIIATNILAFFVPFLSLFFKTPGLFLIVFFIMGAYIHGTFIGYTNYLLKIAPKHNRPTYVSIRGTFNAISYFLPALGGYIADGFSFNTLFAVVSVLSLIALIVSFRLK; encoded by the coding sequence ATGGATAAGAAGAAAAAGAACTATCTTTTGGGCGTTGCCCACGGTGTATTCTATTTCGCCTCAAACGGTTTTGTCGATTATACCACCGTATTACCCACATTCCTTAAATACCTGATTAACTCAAACTCTATCATAGGCTTTGTTGCTGCCATCTCCAGGGGCGGGTCTGTGTTTTTTCAGCTGTTAAGCGCCTTCTGGCTACAGGGAAGGAGGAAGAAGCCTTATCTTGTTTTATCCCTGTGGGTTAGGTTTCTAAGCTGGGTTATGATTGCAGCCTCGTCCTTTGTGCTTCTGCCATCCCACCCCTTTGCCCAGCTGATTGTGTTTGTTGTTTTTATTAGTTTGTTTTCGTTTGCAGGCGGTATAGCCACAATACCGTTTTACGATATCATTTCCCACAACATACCGTCCGAGCTGTTAGGGCGTTTCTGGGCGATGAGGCAGTTTTTGGGCGGTGTGCTTGCGGTGGGGAGCGGCTATCTGGTTAAGTTGATATTAAACGGATACGGGTATCCGCAGGGGTATAGAATACTCTTTGTGCTTGCCGCCTTGGGATTTGGTCTGACCTCGCTGAGTCTGGGTCTTATGGATGAGGGGTTTGAGAAACAGAAAACCAATAAGTCGTTTGGCGATTTTATACGCACGGCTGTTGATATATTAAAAAACGACACAAGACTTACAAAACTTGTGGTGGTTGAGTTTCTAAGCCATTCCATATTCATGTGTCTGCCCTTTGTTGCCATCTATACAACCACTAAGTTGGGTATGCCCACATCGAAGGTTGGCTATTTTGTTTCTATTCAGATGATAGGCAGTATTGCATCAAATCTATTCTGGGGCTATTTTGCCGACAGGAAGGGGCCTCGATTTATCATAATTGCCACCAACATACTCGCATTTTTCGTTCCGTTCTTGAGCCTGTTTTTTAAGACGCCGGGTTTGTTTTTGATTGTGTTTTTTATCATGGGCGCATACATACACGGCACATTTATAGGCTATACCAACTATCTGCTTAAGATTGCACCTAAACATAACAGACCCACCTATGTCAGCATAAGGGGCACATTCAACGCCATATCCTATTTTTTGCCCGCCTTGGGTGGATATATAGCCGACGGTTTTTCGTTTAATACACTATTTGCCGTTGTCTCGGTTTTATCTCTGATCGCCCTGATTGTCTCTTTTAGGCTTAAATGA
- a CDS encoding sensor histidine kinase, with the protein MWEARYMHKTESLEHFLTILEKSRSLKELYLHGLPFFFEVCPTERLLFFKFSKRKNCFDPKLGLLRSETLRVIDGNYDHFDEERLFASEFNKKFRVLGVKCNDTVRNIVKIFVDNRVRLIKKNDITSTKLREVLSEFGFNEEILSIPFISLGEVVGFMLVDRCDMDKANCFIGAFGCALGRLLLKKSVDNLTSIIESQKEELKRSEAICQIGKTALTIAHEMKNSLVGIIGLFGKLKDKIEGDQKAVKYYQIIDKELKKLYDFTLDINKFSKITKPRDFSFVDLEDVIDNSIEMVSAFANDVSFSVSIDENIDRVFADKSQLEQVFLNLFKNSIEAAKDKKRIRIDVSAKIEDGRVVIRIKDNSGGVDQETLKNMLKPFFTTKSYGTGLGLSIVKGIIDNHDGELFFSNVEGGLECVIRLPLKGGKKDGR; encoded by the coding sequence GTGTGGGAAGCCAGATATATGCACAAAACAGAGAGTCTTGAGCATTTCTTGACCATACTGGAAAAATCCAGAAGCCTTAAGGAGCTATACCTCCATGGATTACCGTTTTTCTTTGAGGTTTGCCCAACAGAGAGGCTTCTGTTTTTTAAGTTCAGCAAGAGAAAGAACTGCTTTGACCCAAAGCTTGGCCTCTTAAGGAGTGAAACACTAAGGGTTATAGACGGCAATTACGACCATTTCGATGAGGAGAGGCTGTTTGCCAGTGAGTTTAATAAAAAATTCAGGGTTCTTGGGGTTAAATGCAACGACACGGTGCGTAATATCGTTAAGATATTCGTCGATAACAGGGTTAGGCTTATAAAGAAGAACGATATAACATCGACCAAGCTTAGAGAGGTTTTGAGTGAGTTTGGGTTTAATGAGGAGATATTGAGCATACCGTTTATCTCGTTGGGTGAGGTTGTGGGCTTTATGCTTGTCGATAGGTGCGATATGGACAAGGCCAATTGCTTCATCGGTGCTTTTGGTTGCGCCCTGGGCAGGCTCCTTCTGAAAAAGAGCGTGGATAACCTTACAAGTATTATAGAATCCCAGAAGGAGGAGCTAAAACGGAGCGAGGCCATATGTCAGATAGGCAAGACAGCCCTGACCATTGCCCATGAGATGAAGAATTCTCTGGTTGGCATAATCGGCCTGTTTGGCAAGCTAAAGGATAAGATTGAAGGCGATCAGAAGGCCGTTAAATATTACCAGATAATAGATAAGGAGCTTAAAAAGCTTTACGATTTTACGCTCGATATAAACAAGTTTTCCAAAATCACCAAGCCCAGGGATTTCAGCTTTGTTGACCTTGAGGATGTTATCGATAACTCCATAGAAATGGTTTCGGCCTTTGCCAATGATGTCTCCTTCTCTGTTTCCATAGATGAGAATATAGACAGGGTATTTGCAGATAAAAGCCAGCTTGAGCAGGTGTTTTTGAATCTGTTTAAGAACTCCATAGAGGCGGCAAAGGACAAAAAAAGGATAAGAATAGATGTCTCCGCAAAGATCGAAGACGGCAGGGTGGTTATAAGGATAAAGGACAACAGTGGCGGTGTGGATCAGGAGACGCTTAAGAACATGCTTAAGCCATTTTTTACAACAAAATCTTACGGAACGGGGCTGGGTTTGTCTATTGTGAAGGGTATAATTGATAACCATGACGGTGAGTTGTTTTTTAGCAATGTGGAGGGAGGGCTTGAGTGTGTTATACGGCTCCCCTTAAAAGGAGGTAAAAAGGATGGTCGATAA
- a CDS encoding amino acid ABC transporter permease, giving the protein MKKKKNTLIWNIVFVLVVVGIGFSIYKASLRVNYSWNWRAVPSYLVYKDQVEIDSPVNGFVEGYESGAVVVKSTDGKVYKIKADHPTVSKGAVVSVGDEVGYNSSYKAGPLLMGLYMTIKVSIASIIMALVIGFIAGLMRISDNPLLRNLSILYIELVRGTPLLVQIFIVYFFIGTIFSMTRFFAGAFALAVFEGAYIAEIIRAGIQSIPRGQTEAAVALGMNYYQVMRYIIMPQAIKRVLPALAGQFISLIKDSSLLSVISLTELTKAGREIVSSTFSPFEVWFSVAALYFIVTYTLSLLDRYLERRLAGNE; this is encoded by the coding sequence ATGAAAAAGAAAAAGAATACCCTGATATGGAATATAGTCTTTGTGCTTGTCGTTGTGGGTATAGGTTTTTCTATCTACAAGGCCTCATTGAGGGTGAACTATTCATGGAATTGGAGGGCTGTGCCCTCCTATCTTGTTTATAAGGATCAGGTGGAGATAGACTCCCCTGTTAACGGTTTTGTTGAGGGGTATGAGTCTGGAGCCGTTGTTGTAAAATCCACAGACGGCAAGGTTTACAAGATAAAAGCCGACCATCCCACGGTCTCTAAAGGGGCTGTTGTCTCTGTTGGAGATGAGGTGGGCTATAACTCAAGCTATAAGGCCGGCCCTCTTTTGATGGGTCTTTACATGACCATAAAGGTCTCCATTGCTTCCATTATTATGGCTTTGGTTATAGGTTTTATAGCGGGTCTTATGAGGATTTCAGACAACCCCCTGCTTAGAAACCTCTCAATTTTGTACATAGAGCTTGTCAGGGGAACGCCTCTTTTGGTTCAGATATTTATAGTCTATTTCTTTATAGGCACGATATTCAGTATGACGAGGTTTTTTGCCGGCGCCTTTGCCTTGGCTGTTTTTGAGGGTGCCTATATAGCCGAAATAATAAGGGCTGGTATACAATCCATTCCTCGTGGACAGACAGAGGCAGCCGTGGCCTTGGGTATGAATTACTATCAGGTGATGAGATACATCATTATGCCACAGGCCATAAAGAGGGTTTTGCCTGCTTTAGCCGGTCAGTTTATATCATTAATAAAGGATTCCTCCTTGCTGTCTGTTATCTCCTTAACAGAGCTTACAAAGGCAGGAAGGGAGATAGTCTCCTCCACATTTAGCCCGTTTGAGGTGTGGTTCAGTGTAGCCGCACTCTATTTTATCGTAACTTACACCTTATCCCTCCTGGATAGGTATTTGGAAAGGAGATTGGCTGGCAATGAGTGA
- a CDS encoding aspartate:alanine exchanger family transporter, with protein MIHSDIFYLFLIIALGYLLGNVKIKGFSLDISAILIIALIAGHFGISIPNEFKFFGLALFIYAVGLQAGPGFFETIKEHGLKFNAVAFLLLIGIFLASFGISIYMGLPKDVAEGIFTGAISSAPALAAALEIKGLPNISIAFGVVYPFAIIATVIFVRFLPSILKVDINEEKRSFEERQKCLHPDIITKNFKITNESFKAKAIHKSQIEKLTTTIIERVESKYPTDPSDEDAILHYGDIVRASGTKEQLDNLKIILGDEIEDTYTFHDDMKVYRLLVTNKDIVGKKIGEIKQLKPLHAVITKIRRSGIDIPPYKSLTLMLGDKLYVVAPKKYEKRLIGLIGNDLLRYPAADFLPISFGIVIGIFIGSIPFSIPYLGMVKFSFVGGILITALILGRLGRTGRIVWQLSPHSNSLLKVLGQLIFLATIGTNSGKYLFEAIKNHGWISIVIGLLSILIPLFLSTIIMRRLLKMNLFDIMGVISGAMTSTPSLTMANNITSSDYPSIGYAAVYPFAMVLSIILAQIGAKLI; from the coding sequence ATGATCCACTCCGACATCTTTTACCTATTCCTCATCATAGCCCTTGGCTATCTGCTTGGAAATGTGAAGATCAAGGGTTTTTCTTTAGATATATCCGCTATCCTCATCATAGCCTTAATAGCCGGCCATTTTGGCATAAGCATACCCAACGAGTTCAAATTTTTCGGCCTTGCACTCTTCATATACGCCGTTGGCCTGCAGGCAGGGCCAGGTTTCTTTGAAACCATAAAGGAGCACGGTCTGAAGTTCAACGCCGTTGCCTTCCTCTTGCTCATTGGCATATTCTTAGCCTCGTTCGGTATCTCAATATACATGGGGCTGCCCAAGGATGTGGCCGAAGGTATATTTACAGGCGCTATATCAAGCGCACCGGCACTGGCAGCGGCACTGGAGATCAAAGGGTTGCCAAATATATCCATAGCATTCGGCGTTGTCTATCCGTTTGCCATTATTGCAACGGTGATATTTGTAAGGTTTTTGCCGTCCATCTTAAAGGTTGACATAAACGAGGAGAAAAGGAGCTTTGAGGAAAGACAAAAATGCCTCCACCCCGACATCATAACAAAGAACTTCAAAATCACCAACGAGAGCTTTAAAGCCAAAGCCATACACAAATCCCAGATAGAGAAACTCACAACAACCATAATAGAGAGGGTCGAATCGAAGTATCCAACAGACCCATCCGATGAGGATGCCATACTCCATTATGGCGACATCGTGCGGGCATCGGGCACAAAGGAACAGCTGGACAACCTAAAGATCATCTTAGGTGATGAGATTGAGGACACATACACATTCCACGACGATATGAAGGTTTACAGACTTCTTGTAACCAACAAAGACATAGTGGGCAAAAAGATCGGCGAGATCAAACAGCTAAAACCCTTACACGCCGTCATAACAAAAATCAGAAGGTCCGGCATAGACATACCCCCATACAAAAGCCTAACGCTCATGCTGGGAGACAAGCTCTATGTCGTTGCACCCAAAAAATACGAAAAAAGGCTTATCGGTTTAATAGGAAACGACCTATTGAGGTATCCTGCTGCAGACTTTTTGCCCATATCGTTTGGTATAGTCATAGGGATATTCATAGGGAGCATACCCTTTAGTATACCGTATCTGGGCATGGTTAAATTCAGCTTTGTAGGCGGCATACTCATAACAGCCCTAATTTTAGGAAGGCTGGGCAGAACAGGCAGAATAGTCTGGCAATTATCGCCCCATTCCAACTCCTTGTTGAAGGTGCTGGGGCAGTTGATATTCCTTGCAACCATAGGAACAAACTCCGGAAAATACCTGTTTGAGGCTATAAAGAATCACGGCTGGATCAGCATAGTAATAGGCCTTCTGTCTATCCTGATACCACTGTTTCTATCCACAATTATCATGAGAAGGCTTCTGAAGATGAACCTATTTGACATAATGGGTGTTATTTCAGGCGCTATGACATCCACTCCTTCACTAACCATGGCAAACAACATAACATCATCCGATTACCCCTCAATAGGCTATGCCGCCGTATATCCCTTTGCTATGGTGCTTTCTATAATACTTGCACAAATCGGCGCAAAGCTCATTTAA